A single Leptolyngbya ohadii IS1 DNA region contains:
- a CDS encoding LCP family protein, which produces MGDGVSKSEQIAQPAVEARTEAQSSVATTSLEVQSAAEALQAPVQGLAPKSGSADLPQSAPRGSSIPPSNFWRQIGRGALLGLTATASATIGALVAFMMPMSPTVAPAQSEEPQETAWRPSFNYQITQPVNILVMGIDLPLDLPENRPSDHSPNNVFAGRSDTMLLVRLDPSQNTVNLLSIPRDTQVYIPDEGMEKINYANAAGGPEMAAKVVSSTLNGVTIDRYVRVSTGAFRELVDLLGGVRVFVPERMEYTDNTQKLKIDLQPGWQTLNGAEAEQFARFRHDSNGDIGRVQRQQQLIRALREQLTSPALVTRIPQIVQLFQKYIDTNLSFEEMLALANMGLNLQKDNFHMVMLPGRFSTPDEYIASYWLMDNTGRDQVMQEYFDVGALTVSSAQHDRADLKIAVQNASSDPNLGSKVAAFLQSKGFDQVYVIEDWPDRLDETQIIAQRGDLNSASDMGTILGMGQVVSASTGDLQSDLTIRVGDDWAKRSGI; this is translated from the coding sequence ATGGGTGACGGAGTGAGCAAGTCGGAACAGATAGCACAGCCAGCGGTTGAGGCGCGGACTGAGGCACAGTCTTCGGTAGCCACCACTTCCCTTGAAGTCCAATCTGCGGCGGAAGCCTTACAGGCACCTGTTCAAGGACTAGCCCCGAAAAGTGGATCGGCTGATCTGCCGCAATCTGCTCCTCGTGGCAGTTCAATCCCGCCATCGAATTTCTGGCGGCAAATTGGACGGGGGGCATTGCTGGGGCTAACGGCAACGGCATCAGCGACGATCGGTGCGTTGGTTGCCTTCATGATGCCTATGAGTCCGACGGTTGCGCCTGCCCAGTCGGAAGAACCCCAGGAAACGGCATGGCGACCGAGTTTTAACTATCAGATTACCCAGCCTGTCAATATTCTAGTGATGGGCATTGATCTGCCGCTGGATTTGCCGGAAAATCGCCCGTCCGATCATTCTCCCAATAATGTTTTTGCAGGTCGTAGCGATACGATGCTGCTAGTGCGGCTCGACCCAAGCCAAAATACCGTGAATCTGCTCTCTATTCCCAGGGATACGCAGGTGTACATTCCGGATGAGGGCATGGAAAAAATTAACTATGCCAATGCTGCTGGGGGTCCAGAAATGGCGGCAAAGGTGGTCAGCAGTACGCTCAATGGCGTCACGATCGATCGCTATGTCCGCGTCAGCACAGGCGCATTCCGGGAACTGGTGGATCTGCTGGGCGGCGTGCGCGTCTTTGTTCCGGAGCGGATGGAATATACGGACAACACCCAGAAGCTCAAGATTGACTTGCAACCGGGCTGGCAAACCCTGAATGGGGCAGAAGCGGAGCAGTTTGCCCGTTTTCGCCACGATAGCAACGGAGATATCGGGCGGGTACAGCGACAGCAGCAGCTGATTCGGGCACTGCGGGAGCAGCTCACCAGTCCGGCACTCGTCACCCGGATTCCGCAGATTGTGCAGCTTTTTCAGAAGTACATCGATACCAATCTTTCCTTTGAGGAAATGCTGGCGCTGGCAAACATGGGATTGAACCTGCAAAAGGACAATTTCCATATGGTGATGTTGCCCGGACGTTTCAGCACGCCCGATGAGTACATTGCAAGCTACTGGCTGATGGACAATACGGGGCGGGATCAGGTGATGCAGGAGTACTTCGATGTGGGTGCCCTTACGGTTTCCAGTGCCCAGCACGATCGCGCTGACCTGAAGATTGCCGTGCAGAATGCGTCCAGCGATCCGAATCTGGGTAGCAAAGTGGCTGCTTTTCTGCAATCCAAAGGATTTGATCAGGTCTACGTCATCGAAGACTGGCCCGATCGCTTGGATGAAACCCAAATTATTGCTCAACGCGGCGATCTCAACAGTGCCTCGGACATGGGAACGATTCTGGGAATGGGGCAGGTCGTATCCGCTTCCACGGGAGATTTGCAGTCCGATCTGACCATCCGTGTCGGAGATGACTGGGCGAAGCGATCGGGTATTTAG
- a CDS encoding mannose-1-phosphate guanylyltransferase produces MIPVILAGGKGERFWPLSRKARPKQFLSLDGSGRSLLQTTADRLLDLAGSWNGLWVITAAHLAEGVKEQLPDLPTENLLAEVEGRDTAAAVAWATIEIAKRYGEQETIGFFPADHWIGSREMFYQTLAAAEELATTHQAIATLGITPTHPATGYGYIEQGEKIGLFQDCPGFKVNRFTEKPNLETAESFLETGRYSWNGGMFIFPAGVMLAELRTHAQELMDLLETQGPEIYPKLPKLSIDYAVMEKTDRAYVVPVTFEWDDLGDWNAIDRLLHQAEQPNVELARHIGLDTQDTLLYASNSEDVIVTIGLEDLVVVREGNVTLIVRKDRTQDIKQVLKQVQAESDLADLL; encoded by the coding sequence ATGATTCCTGTAATTCTGGCTGGCGGAAAGGGTGAACGGTTCTGGCCCCTGAGTCGGAAAGCGCGTCCAAAGCAGTTTCTAAGTCTGGATGGAAGCGGCAGAAGCCTTCTGCAAACAACCGCCGATCGCCTTCTAGATCTGGCAGGGAGTTGGAATGGACTGTGGGTGATTACCGCTGCCCACCTTGCAGAAGGCGTGAAGGAACAGTTGCCCGATCTCCCAACCGAAAATTTGCTGGCGGAAGTAGAAGGACGCGATACGGCTGCGGCAGTGGCATGGGCAACGATCGAAATTGCCAAACGCTACGGCGAACAGGAGACGATCGGCTTTTTCCCGGCGGATCACTGGATCGGCAGTCGAGAAATGTTTTACCAAACGCTGGCAGCAGCAGAAGAGCTGGCAACGACGCATCAAGCGATCGCCACCCTGGGAATTACCCCCACTCATCCCGCCACCGGATACGGCTATATCGAGCAGGGCGAAAAAATCGGACTGTTTCAGGACTGCCCTGGGTTTAAGGTGAACCGCTTTACCGAGAAGCCGAATCTGGAAACCGCAGAATCCTTCCTGGAGACGGGACGCTATAGCTGGAACGGAGGAATGTTTATTTTCCCGGCAGGCGTGATGCTAGCGGAACTGCGAACCCACGCGCAGGAACTGATGGACTTGCTGGAAACTCAGGGACCGGAGATTTACCCCAAGCTGCCCAAGCTCAGCATCGATTATGCGGTGATGGAAAAAACCGATCGCGCCTATGTGGTTCCCGTAACCTTCGAGTGGGACGACCTGGGCGACTGGAATGCGATCGATCGGCTCCTGCACCAGGCAGAACAACCGAACGTGGAGCTTGCCCGTCATATTGGGCTGGACACCCAGGACACCCTGCTTTACGCCAGCAATTCGGAGGATGTGATCGTGACGATCGGCTTAGAGGATCTGGTCGTTGTTCGCGAAGGCAACGTCACGCTAATTGTGCGGAAGGATCGCACTCAGGACATTAAGCAAGTGCTGAAGCAGGTGCAGGCGGAGTCTGATCTGGCTGATTTGCTCTAG
- a CDS encoding glycosyltransferase family 61 protein, producing the protein MNPASTAQAESGSASPYLVQVPSRTAPAGKVFTYPTRLVEAWSPQIMQFDLPTDRKEEEEVALEVKQGSTDLLRFNQPQSLKERVRKALAQSIDLGDQYIYDSRYDTSGNIAHLLAAIVPGVLVCQQYFPDLKVVLRAKAKPVERNIYRILGVSTVETNGAVRGQIITFRASTTSDRMEPFSYELPFSNLFKALSFEGYTEHTPERVFISRKGSRTLINEAEVEAFLQRYGFQKVYFEDIPIEEQWSIARNAKAVVGIHGAALSNLVFNCNSLKLVELFHPGYVVNMYRNITHGVGGKWAGVTGQITPDVIKRLDYQQQPRAFALTSTKIDLNSLQMALDYLDIEKI; encoded by the coding sequence ATGAACCCTGCTTCTACGGCTCAGGCTGAATCTGGATCAGCATCTCCTTATCTTGTCCAAGTGCCCTCGCGGACGGCTCCTGCTGGAAAGGTTTTTACCTATCCAACCCGTCTGGTTGAAGCCTGGTCGCCTCAAATTATGCAGTTTGATCTGCCTACCGATCGTAAAGAAGAGGAAGAGGTTGCCCTGGAGGTGAAGCAGGGTTCAACGGACTTGCTGAGATTTAATCAGCCTCAATCGCTGAAAGAAAGGGTTCGCAAAGCACTGGCTCAGTCGATCGACCTGGGCGATCAGTATATTTATGACAGCCGCTATGATACATCGGGCAACATTGCTCACCTGCTGGCAGCGATCGTGCCTGGGGTTCTGGTTTGTCAGCAATACTTTCCCGACCTCAAAGTTGTCCTTCGTGCCAAGGCAAAGCCAGTCGAACGGAACATCTATCGCATCTTAGGGGTTTCTACGGTTGAGACAAACGGTGCGGTTCGGGGGCAAATTATTACGTTTCGTGCTTCTACGACCTCCGATCGAATGGAGCCGTTTAGCTACGAGTTACCCTTCTCTAATTTGTTCAAGGCGCTATCGTTTGAGGGCTACACAGAACACACACCAGAGCGCGTGTTTATCTCTCGTAAAGGAAGCCGCACGCTAATTAACGAAGCGGAAGTAGAGGCGTTCTTGCAGAGATATGGCTTCCAGAAAGTTTACTTTGAGGATATCCCGATCGAAGAACAGTGGTCGATCGCCCGAAATGCGAAGGCAGTTGTGGGAATTCACGGGGCAGCTCTCTCGAATCTGGTTTTTAACTGTAACAGCCTGAAACTCGTCGAGCTATTTCATCCGGGCTATGTGGTTAACATGTACCGCAACATTACCCACGGTGTCGGCGGCAAATGGGCAGGCGTTACGGGTCAAATTACGCCAGATGTCATTAAGCGTCTTGATTACCAGCAGCAGCCCCGTGCATTTGCATTAACATCAACAAAGATTGATCTCAATTCGTTGCAAATGGCACTGGATTATCTCGATATCGAAAAGATTTAG
- a CDS encoding response regulator — protein sequence MIATEESTTKNYVLIMNQGADDLERLDSLLTQLRCPVEWADSPEQAMRKALQLPPCLVILAGNPYDWSYGIVHRFRSLSDQCSMTIVALTDFHAPSWLRQEENPGIDGFLVKPIDQDVLRSVVHSAWARQSCSTAACYG from the coding sequence ATGATCGCCACAGAAGAAAGCACCACAAAGAACTACGTACTGATTATGAATCAGGGAGCGGACGACCTTGAGCGGCTCGACTCTCTGCTGACCCAACTTCGCTGTCCGGTTGAATGGGCAGACTCTCCTGAACAGGCAATGCGGAAAGCACTACAGCTCCCACCTTGCCTGGTGATCCTGGCAGGCAATCCCTATGATTGGTCTTATGGGATCGTGCATCGGTTCCGGAGTCTGAGCGACCAGTGCAGTATGACGATCGTGGCATTGACCGACTTTCATGCTCCAAGCTGGCTGCGTCAGGAAGAGAATCCTGGCATTGATGGCTTTCTCGTCAAGCCGATCGATCAGGATGTGCTGAGGTCTGTGGTGCATTCTGCCTGGGCACGACAAAGCTGCTCCACCGCTGCCTGCTATGGCTAA
- a CDS encoding polysaccharide deacetylase family protein: MQFAALYPLLHKVLYPAFPDCLWQGNSNSPCIALTFDDGPHPQHTEQVLEVLDRYRVKASFFWLGRLVERFPEVARTVYGQGHGVGIHGYTHTMFPQLKLPRLKLELDLTQQIIGEACGMDEVTTQQIRNVRPPNGVFTPVVLQALQQWNYRPVMWSVVPEDWVRPGVAIAAQRVLTQSRNGSVIVLHDGYTGGEDAAATADYFIPRLLDQGYQFVTIDQLWAQCRVKPQVVEA; encoded by the coding sequence ATGCAGTTTGCTGCGCTCTACCCACTGTTGCACAAGGTTTTATATCCTGCCTTTCCTGACTGTCTGTGGCAGGGAAATTCTAATTCGCCCTGCATTGCGCTGACCTTTGATGACGGTCCTCACCCGCAGCACACCGAGCAGGTGTTAGAAGTGCTCGATCGCTATCGGGTAAAAGCCAGTTTCTTCTGGTTAGGACGATTAGTGGAGCGGTTTCCGGAAGTGGCGCGAACGGTCTACGGGCAGGGACATGGCGTTGGTATTCATGGCTACACCCACACGATGTTTCCCCAGCTTAAGCTGCCCCGGCTAAAGCTGGAACTCGACCTCACTCAGCAGATCATCGGCGAAGCCTGCGGCATGGATGAAGTCACGACGCAACAGATTCGCAATGTGCGACCGCCGAATGGAGTCTTTACGCCTGTCGTCCTGCAAGCCTTGCAGCAGTGGAACTATCGTCCGGTAATGTGGAGTGTGGTTCCAGAAGATTGGGTACGACCGGGAGTGGCGATCGCTGCTCAGCGAGTTTTAACCCAGAGCCGGAATGGTTCTGTGATTGTGCTGCACGACGGCTACACGGGTGGAGAAGACGCAGCGGCAACGGCTGATTATTTCATTCCGCGTCTCCTGGATCAGGGCTATCAGTTTGTGACGATCGATCAGCTCTGGGCACAGTGCCGGGTAAAGCCTCAGGTCGTGGAAGCTTGA